DNA from Stutzerimonas decontaminans:
TCGCTGCCGTCGGCGCGCACCGCGCGGAATTCGACGCCATAGAGTTCGGTTTCACCCTTCAGGTGTGCGATCAGCGTGGCGCGTACGGCCTCCAGATCGCTGGGATGAATGTCTGGCAATTGCGCGCCATCCTCGGCGCGACGCTTCTGCAGGCCGATGCCGAAAACGACCTCGAGCCGCGAGTGGTGAACGCGATTGTGCTGCAGGTCCCAGTCCCACAAACCGAGACCGCTGGCATCCAGCGCCAGATTGAGCCGCGCCTCGCTTTCGCCGAGCTCTTCGGCCACCCGGGCAAGCTCTGCGGTCCGCTCAGCCACCCGCTGTTCGAGACTCTCATAGGCGCGCTGCAACTTCTGCTCGGCGTGACGGCGCTGATCAATTTCGTTGGCCAGCATGACGTTCAGCTGCTCCGCATCGCGGCCAACCGTTTCCAGCCGTTCGATCAGCTGCAGCTTGTGCTGGCGCTGCTCCAGACCGTCGCTGAGCAGGCGGCTGATCTGCCAGGCAATCAGGCTGAGCGTCGCCAGGACGATCAGCGCAAACAGGCCCCAGCCCTGCTGCAGCGGATGACCGCTGTTCATCAGCAGCACACCAGTCGGCAGCAGACTCGGCGCCGCGAAACTGAAAAAAGCCGGCAGGCTGACGCCGTAGGCGACGCTGGCAGACACCACCACCGAGCCGATCAATCCATAGAGCAGCGCCTGGGTGGCGAAGGCATCGGCCGGAACCAGCGCAACCATGGCGTAACAGAGACTCAGGGCAGACGCAGCGCTGCCCAGCATGAACCGCCAACGCCAATACGGCGCGGCCTGCTGCATGGGGCTTGCACGATTGAACGCCTTGACCTGCTGCAGCCGTAGCAAACCGAGGCCAAGCATCCACGACAGCCAGATACCAAGCTCGATGCCTGCCTGTTCGCCCCACAGCACAGCGCCACAGGCCAGGGTGGCTAGCACCAGCAGCACGGCTGGAATGCGAGAGCCACGGTAGAGCAGACGCGTACGCTCAGCGGTTTGATCGGAGAGCGCCAGCGCATCTGGAAGAAGCTGTGCCGATGCAGGGCAAGCGGCTCGAATGGAATCGGTCATGATTGTTGTTCTAATAGTAGCTGCACCCGAATTAGTGCTCCTCGGCACCGAACCACTGCCGATAATGGCACGTTGCTAGCGCTGCGTCATACGGCGATACGTCGGAAAAGGCCACCGTCATCACATCCGCCGACCGGCGGAATCGCACTGGAGCGCCCCGCATGGGCGCCCGGCAGTCGCTTTCGCCAAGCCTGCAAACGCCACGACAGCGGACCACAGGGCGAGCGCAGCGCAAGCAATTCCAATAGAATGCCGCGATGCATGACGATCTCTCTCTCCTTCTGAATTCCCTCAACGATGCTCAGCGCCAGGCCGTGGCCGCGCCGCTGGGTCGTCAATTGGTGCTGGCCGGCGCCGGCTCGGGCAAGACCCGCGTCCTGGTGCATCGCATCGCCTGGTTGCACCAGGTTGAACGCGCCTCGCTGCACTCGATCCTGTCGGTGACCTTCACCAACAAGGCTGCCGCCGAGATGCGCCAGCGTATCGAGCAGCTGCTGCACGTCAACCCGCAGGGCATGTGGGTCGGCACGTTCCACGGCCTGGCCCACCGCCTACTGCGGGCGCACTGGCAGGAAGCCAAGCTGGCGCAGAATTTCCAGATTCTCGATTCCGACGACCAGCAGCGCCTGGTCAAGCGGGTGATCCGCGAACTCGGCCTCGACGAGCAGCGCTGGCCGGCACGCCAGGCGCAGTGGTGGATCAACGCGCAAAAGGATGAAGGCCTGCGCCCGCGCAACATCCAGGCCGGCGGCGATCTGTTCCTCGCCACCCAGCTGAAGATCTACGAAGCCTACGAAGAGGCCTGCACCCGCGCTGGCGTCATCGACTTCTCCGAGCTGCTGCTGCGCGCCCTGGACCTGTGGCGCGACCATCCGGGCCTGCTCGAGCACTACCAGCGGCGCTTCCGCCACGTGCTGGTGGACGAGTTCCAGGACACCAACGCCGTGCAGTACGCCTGGCTGCGGCTGCTGGCCAAGGGCGGGGAGAGCCTGATGGTGGTCGGCGACGACGACCAGTCGATCTACGGCTGGCGTGGCGCACGCGTCGAGAACCTGCACCAGTTCAGCCAGGACTTCCCGGACGCCGAAACCATCCGTCTGGAGCAGAACTACCGCTCCACCGCCTGCATCCTCAAGGCCGCCAACGCGCTGATCGCCAACAATCAGGGCCGTCTTGGCAAGGAGCTCTGGACCTCCGGTTGCGAAGGCGAGCCGATCAGCCTGTACGCCGCCTTCAACGAGCACGACGAAGCGCGCTACGTGGTCGAGAGCATCGAGAAGGCCATCCGCGACGGCATGAGCCGCAGCGAGATCGCCATCCTCTACCGCTCCAACGCCCAGTCGCGGGTGCTGGAAGAGGCGCTGCTGCGCGAGAAGATCCCCTACCGCATCTACGGCGGCCAGCGCTTCTTCGAACGCGCCGAGATCAAGAACGCCATGGCCTACCTGCGCCTGATCCAGACCCGCGATAACGACGCGGCGCTGGAACGGGTGATCAACGTTCCGGCGCGCGGCATTGGCGAGAAGACCGTCGAGTGCCTGCGCCAGCTGGCGCGTGAGCAGGGCCTGTCGATGTGGGCGGCGTTGCATCAGGCGGTCGGTACCAAGGCGGTTTCCGGCCGTGCAGCCAGCGCACTGAACGGCTTCGTCGAACTGGTCGACACCCTGGCGCTGAAAGTCGAAGGCATGCAGCTGCACAACATGGCGCAGCTGGTCATCGAGCAGTCCGGGCTGCTGGCCTATCACCGCGACGAGAAGGGCGAGAAGGCCCAGGCGCGGGTGGAAAACCTCGAGGAACTGGTCTCCGCCGCACGTGCCTTCGACAGCTACAGCGAAGAAGACGACGACATCCAGTCGCCGCTGGCGGCTTTCCTCGACCACGCCTCGCTGGAGGCCGGCGAACAGCAGGCCGGCGACCACGAGGACAGCGTGCAGCTGATGACGCTGCACAGCGCCAAGGGTCTGGAGTTTCCGCTGGTGTTCCTGGTCGGCATGGAAGAAGGTCTGTTCCCGCACAAGATGAGCCTGGAGGAATCCGGCCGTCTGGAAGAGGAACGCCGCCTCGCCTACGTCGGCATCACCCGCGCCATGCAGCAGCTGGTGATTACCTACGCCGAAACCCGCCGACTGTACGGCAGCGAGACCTACAACAAGATCTCCCGTTTCGTCCGCGAGGTGCCGCCCGCGCTGATCCAGGAAGTGCGCCTGAGCAATACCGTGACGCGCTCGTTCAGTGGCAAGAGCATGAGCGGCTCCTCGCTGTTCGACGGCGCCGGCGTGCCGGAAACGCCGTTCAGCCTCGGCCAGCGCGTGCGTCATTCGCTGTTCGGCGAAGGCACCATCCTCAACTTCGAAGGCTCCGGCGCTCAGGCCCGGGTGCAGGTGAATTTCGAAGACGAGGGCAGCAAATGGCTGATGCTCAGCTACGCAAAACTTGAAGCCCTGTGAGGTTGACGCTAACGTCAACCCGTCATACCAACCAGCCATTCCTATAAGAAGAATCTTCCAAGGATACCGACCCATGAAACGCCGCCATCTGTTCGGTGCTGCCGCTGCCTTGCTTGCCACCCTCGGCCTTGCCGGTTGCAACGACGACAAGAAAGTCGAAAACGCCGGCCAACAGGCCGCCAGCGAACCCGCCAAGACCTACAGCTGGAAGATGGTCACCGCCTGGCCGAAGAACTATCCGGGCCTCGGCACCGCCGCCGAGCGCCTGGCCGAGCGGGTCAAGGTGATGAGCGACGGCCGCCTGACCATCAAGGTCTATGCGGCCGGCGAACTGGTCCCGGCGCTGGAAGTGTTCGATGCCGTTTCTCGCGGCACCGCCGAACTGGGCCATGGCGCCGCCTACTACTGGAAGGGCAAGGTGCCCACTGCGCAATTCTTCACTTCAGTGCCGTTCGGCCTGTCCGCCATCGAGATGAACGCCTGGCTGAGCAAGGGCGAAGGCCAGAAGTTCTGGGAAGAGGCCTATGCCCCCTTCGGCGTGAAACCGATGGTGGTCGGCAACACCGGCATGCAGATGGGCGGTTGGTACAACAAGGAAATCAATTCGCTGAACGACCTGCGCGGCCTGAAGATCCGCATGCCGGGCCTGGGCGGCGAAGTGCTGGCACGCCTCGGCGCCACCACCGTCAACCTGCCCGGCGGCGAAGTGTTCACCGCGCTGCAGACCGGTGCCATCGACGCCACCGATTGGGTCAGCCCGTACAACGACCTGGCCTTCGGCCTGCACAAGGCTGCCAAGTACTACTACTACCCAGGCTGGCAGGAGCCGCAGGCGGTGCTGGAGCTGCTGGTCAACCAGAAGGCGATGGACACCCTGCCCGAGGACCTGCAGGCCATCCTCACCGAGGCGACCCGCGCGGCCAGCCGCGACATGATGGATGACTACGTCTACAACAACGCCCTGGCCCTGGACCAGCTCAAGCAGCAGGGTGTGCAGCTCAAGCGCTTCCCCGACGAAGTGCTCGGCGCCATGCAGGAGCAATCCGAGCTGGTGCTCGGCGAGCTGGCCGCGCAGAGCGAGCTGAACGGCCGCATCTGGGCATCGATGAAGGCCTTCCAGGAACAGGTCAAGCCGATGCACGAGATCTCCGAGAAGGAGCTGTACAACTGGCGTTGAGCCGGACCTGAAAACGGAGCCGCCTGGCTCCGTTTTCGCATCGTCACCCGCACTGCCGGGCGCGACCAACGGTCGCAAGCAAAAGCCGGTAACATACTGCCCCTGGCCAACCCCTGCCCGCCTCGGCAGGATGGCGCGCGTACTCCACTCTTTTCAGCGGGAACACTCAATGCAACGTGTGCTTAGCATTTTCATGGCGCTGTGTATCAGCCTGACCTTCGCGCTCGACGCCCACGCCAAGCGCTTCGGCGGCGGCAAGAGCTTCGGCTCGGCACCGAGCCACCAGACCCGCCAGGCGCCCCAGCAGACTCAGGCCGCGCCGAATCAGGCAGGCCGTCAGACGCCCGCCGCTGCCAGCGGTGCTTCGCGCTGGCTCGGCCCGTTGGCCGGTCTCGCCGCCGGTGGCCTGCTCGCTTCCATGTTCATGGGCGACGGCTTCGAAGGCATCCAGTTCATGGATATCCTGATCTTCGGCGTGATCGCGTTCCTGCTGTTCCGCTTCCTCGCCGCCCGTCGTCGCCAGCAGCAGCCAGCCATGGCCGGCCATGCACCGATGCAGCGTGAGATGCCGCAGCAGCCGGCGACCTCCATCTTCGGTGGCAGCGCCGCCCCGGTTGCCGCCGCTCCGGTGATCAACGCCCCGGCCTGGTTCAACGAGCAGAGCTTCGTCGCTGCGGCCCGCGAGCATTTCCTGTCGCTGCAGCAGCACTGGGACGCCAACGAGATGGACAAGATCTCCGAGTTCGTCACCCCGCAGCTGCTGGGCTTCCTCAAGCAGGAGCGCGCCGAGATCGGTGATGCTTATCAGTCGACCTACATCGACGACCTGCAGATCCAGCTCGACGGCGTCGACGACGATGCCGAGAAGACCACCGCCACCCTGACCTTCACCGGTGTATCGAAGACCTCGCGCTTCGACCAGGGCGAGCCGTTCAGCGAAAGCTGGCGCATGGAACGTGCCCAGGGCGAGAACCAGCCCTGGCTGGTCGCTGGTATCCGCCAGAACGCCTGATTGGCGTCATGTAGAAAGCCGGTATGCCCAGGGCAGACCACAAACAAACCCCGCCAACTGGCGGGGTTTGTCGTTTCTGAAGCGACGGTGCTGCGATCCACTCAGTAAAGCGGGTCGGCCTCATTCCTTGAGGAAGGCCAGCAGATCGTTGTTGAAGCGCTCCTTGTGGGTGTCGGTCAGGCCGTGCGGTGCACCGGGATAGACGATCAGCTTCGCATTCTTGATCAGTGCTGCGGACGCCTTGCCCGAGCTGTCCAGCGGCACGATCTGGTCATCGTCACCGTGGATCACTAGGGTCGGTACGTCGAACTTCTTCAGATCACCGCGGAAATCGGTGGCCGAGAACGCAGCGATGGAGTCATAGGTGTTCTTGTGGCCAGCCTGCAGACCCTGGGCGCGCCAGTTGTCGATCAGCCCCTGGGATACCTTGGCGCCCGGACGGTTGTAGCCATAGAACGGACCGGAGGCGAGGTCGAGGTACAGCTGCGCGCGATCCTCCAACGATGCCTTGCGGATGCCGTCGAAGACTTCCAGCGGCAGGCCACCCGGGTTATCCGCAGTTTTTAGCATCATCGGCGGCACGGCGCTGACCAGCACGGCCTTCTTGACCCGTTTGGTGCCGTGGCGACCGATGTAGCGCGCCACCTCTCCGCCACCAGTGGAGAAGCCCACCAGCGTGACATCCTTCAGGTCGAGCGCTTCGATCACCGCGGCCAGGTCGTCGGCGTAATGATCCATGTCGTTGCCTTCCCACGGTTGACTGGAGCGGCCATGGCCGCGGCGGTCGTGGGCAACTACGCGATAGCCCTCGGAGGCGAGAAACAGCATCTGCGATTCCCAGCTGTCCGAGTTGAGCGGCCAGCCGTGGCTGAAGGTGACCACCGGGCCGTCCTTCGGGCCCCAGTCCTTGTAGTAGAGCTGCACGCCGTCAGCGGTGGTGATGGTGCTGACGGTGCGGGCACTGGTGATACTGGATGTCGGTTGCGTGGCCTGTTCCGGTTGTGCGGCGAAAACTGGCTGCATCGCGATGGCCAGCAGCGGGAGGGTGAAGGTGCGGATGATGGCATTCATGGCGTGTGTCTCCTGTTCGTAAATACGGTGGGCTGGCTCAGTCGGCGATGATCAGGGTGACGTCGATGTTGCCGCGGGTGGCGTTGGAATAGGGGCAGACCACGTGGGCCTGCTCGACCAGGTTCTGCAGCACGTCGCGGGCGACGCCGGGGGCACTGATTGTGAGCTCGGCTTCAATGCCGAAACCGGTGGGGATCTGGCCGATGCCGACCTTGCCGGTGATGCGTGTGTCGGCCGGCAGGGTGACCTTCTGCTTGCCGGCGACGAACTTCAGCGCGCCGAGAAAGCAGGCCGAGTAGCCGGCAGCGAACAGTTGCTCCGGATTGGTGCCGGGGCCGCCGGCGCCACCCAGTTCACGCGGGGTGGACAGTTGCACGTCGAGCGCTGCGTCAGAGGAGCTGGCGCGACCTTCGCGGCCGCCGGTGGCGGTTGCAGTGGCGGTGTAGAGGATTTTTTCGATGGTCATGGCTACGGTTCCTGTTCTGTTGGTAGGCCAGGGCGTTGTTGCCCGGTGAGAGCTATTCTGCTCACCACGAAAAACTATTGGTGACGTAAAATCCTGAAAACATGATCAGGAGTACGAAGATGGCCGACAGGCTCGCTGCGCTGATGACGCACTTCCCGATGAGCGCACAGGTGTTCAATACCGGGCCGCTGTGCGGCATCAACACGCTGCAAAGCGATGGCATGCACGGACAGCTGCATCTGGTGCGCAGCGGTGCCGTCGAGGTGCATTACGGCAGGGACAAGTTGCAGGTCGAGCGCCCCAGCCTGCTGCTGTTCCCGCGGCCGCTGACGCACCGTTTCCTCGTCGCCCCCGGGCAGAACGCAGATATGGTCTGCGCGAACCTGTCGTTCGAGGGCGGCGCCAGCAACCCCATCGCGTCCGGGTTAGCGGATGCCGTCTGCCTGCCGCTGGACGAGGTATGGGGCGCCGAGCCGGTGCTGACACTGCTGTTCGAAGAAGCCTTCGAGCAGCGCTGCGGCCGCGTGGCAATGGTTGAGCGGCTAATCGAAGTGGTGATGATCCAGGTCCTGCGCCAGCTGATGGAAAGCGATGCGGTGAATGGCGGGCTGTTGTCCGGGCTGGCACATCCACGCCTGCGCAATGCCCTGGTGGCGATGCACGAGGCGCCAGCGCAGGACTGGACGCTCGAACAACTGGCCGGCGTCGCCGGGATGTCGCGTAGCGTGTTCGCCACGGCATTCCGCGAGACGGTCGGCACCACGCCGGGACAGTATCTGCAGGGCTGGCGTGTACGGCTGGCGCAGAAAGCCTTACGCCTTGGGCGTCCGCTGAAGATGATCTCGGCCGAAGTCGGTTATGGCAGCGAAGCTGCGTTTTCCCGAGCCTTCAAGGCACATTCCGGACTGTCCCCACGCGAATGGAAGAATCAGCTGTCCATGCCGGCGAATTCCTGAACGCAGCGCAAACACTGACTTGGATGGCGGAGTGCAGTGGCACGAGCAGTAAATTGGCGGCAGTAATCCTTCGCTTTGCGGAACTTTGACTAAGCTCCTTGGCAGACGCCGACAACGTATCGGCGTCCAAGCCTGATAAGAAGGAGAACCTCCGATGGATATGAACCGTCGACAGTTCTTCAAGGTCTGCGGTGTGGGCCTTGGGGCGTCGAGCATGGCGGCATTGGGCATGGCCCCGCCGACGGCGTATGCCGAGTCGATCCGGCATTTCAAACTGACCAACACCCGTGAAACGCGCAACACCTGCCCCTACTGCTCCGTCGGCTGCGGACTGATCCTCTACAGCCAGGGCAGCGGCGGCAAGAACGTCGCGCAGAACATCATCCACATCGAAGGCGACTCCGATCACCCGGTCAACCGCGGCACCCTGTGCCCGAAAGGCGCTGGCCTGCTGGACTTCGTCCACAGCCCCAACCGCCTGACCCACCCGGAGGTCCGCGAGGCCGGCAGCAACGAGTGGAAGCGCATCGAGTGGAGCGACGCCCTCGACCGCATCGCCCGGCTGATGAAGGACGACCGCGATGCCAACTTCATCGAGCGCAACGACAAGGGCCAGACGGTCAATCGCTGGCTGACTACCGGTTTCCTCGCCGCCTCGGCTTCATCCAACGAGGCCGGCTATATCACCCACAAGGTGGTTCGATCACTCGGCATACTGGCGTTCGATAACCAGGCACGTGTCTGACACGGCCCGACGGTGGCAAGTCTTGCCCCGACGTTTGGCCGTGGAGCCATGACCAATCACTGGAGTGATATCCAGAACGCCGATCTGGTCCTGATCATGGGCGGTAACGCCGCCGAAGCGCACCCGTGCGGCTTCAAGTGGGTCACCGAAGCCAAGGCGCGCAACAAGGCGCGGTTGGTGGTGGTCGATCCGCGCTTCACCCGTTCGGCCTCGGTGGCCGACCTGTATGCACCGATCCGCACCGGCACCGACATCGCCTTTCTCGGCGGGCTGATCAACTACCTGCTGGAAAACGACAAGATCCAGCACGAGTACGTGGTCAACTACACCGATGTCTCGTTCATCGTGAAGGAAGGCTTCGGCTTCGAGGATGGCCTGTTCAACGGCTACGACGCCGAGAAACGCAGCTATCCGGACAAGTCTGCCTGGAGCTATGAGCTGGACGAGGACGGCTTCGCCCGCGTCGACAAGAGCCTCACCCACCCGCGCTGCGTGTTCAATCTGCTCAAGCAGCACTACAGCCGCTATACGCCGGAGGTGGTCAGCAACATCTGCGGCACGCCGCAGGAAAAGATGTTGCAGGTCTGGGAAACCATTGCCGAGACCTCGGCGTCGGGCAAGGTCATGACCATCATGTACGCCTTAGGCTGGACGCAGCACTCGGTGGGTTCGCAGATGATCCGCACCGGCGCCATGGTGCAGCTGCTGCTCGGCAACATCGGCATGCCTGGCGGCGGCATGAATGCCCTGCGCGGGCACTCCAACATCCAGGGGCTGACCGATCTGGGACTGCTCTCCAACCTGCTACCGGGCTACATGACCCTGCCGCTCGACGCCGAACAGGACTACACGGCCTACATCGCCAAGCGCACCGCCAAGCCGCTGCGGCCGGGGCAGCTGTCCTACTGGCAGCACTACGAGAAATTCCACGTCAGCCTGATGAAGGCCTGGTACGGCAAGAACGCCACGGCGGAGAACAACTGGGGCTACGACTGGCTGCCGAAGCTGGATATTCCCGGCTACGACGTGCTCAAGGTGTTCGACATGATGTACCAGGGACAGGTGAACGGTTATTTCTGCCAGGGCTTCAACCCCATCGCCTCGTTCCCTAACAAGGCCAAGGTCAGTGCCGCGCTGGCCAAACTCAAGTACCTGGTGATCATGGACCCGCTGGCCACAGAGACCTCGGAGTTCTGGCGCAACGCCGGCGAGTACAACGACGTCGACACCGCCAGCATCCAGACCACGGTGTTCCGCCTGCCGACCACCTGCTTCGCCGAGGAGGACGGGTCGCTGGTCAACAGCAGCCGCTGGCTGCAATGGCACTGGAAGGCCGCCGAGCCGCCCGGCCAGGCGCAGACCGACGTGGTGATCATGGGCGGTCTGTTCCACCGGCTGCGCGAGCTGTATCGCAAGGAAGGCGGCGCCTATGCCGAACCGCTGCTCAATATCGACTGGGGCTACCGCCAACCGGAAGAGCCGACTGCAGAGGAAATCGCCCAGGAGTACAACGGCAAGGCGCTGGCCGACGTCTTCGACCTGCAGACCGGCGCTCAGCTGGCCAAGGCCGGCGAGCAGTTGCCCGGCTTCGGCCTGCTGCGCGCCGACGGCAGCACTTCGTGTGGTTGCTGGATCTTCAGCGGCGCCTGGACCCAGGCCGGCAACCAGATGGCCCGGCGCGACAACGCCGACCCCTACGGCATGGGCCAGACGCTGGGCTGGGCGTGGTCCTGGCCGGCCAACCGGCGAATCCTCTACAACCGCGCCTCGGCCGATCCGGCAGGCAACCCCTGGGATAAGCAGAAAAAGCGCCTGGTCTGGTGGGACGGCGGCAAATGGGGCGGCACCGACGTGCCGGACTTCAAGGTCGACTCAAAGCCCGAGGACGGCATGAACCCGTTCATCATGAACCCCGAAGGGGTGGCGCGGCTGTTCGCCGTGGACAAGATGAACGAGGGGCCATTCCCCGAGCATTACGAGCCGTTCGAGACGCCAATCGGTCGCAACCCGCTGCATCCCGACAACGCGCAGGCGATCAGCAACCCCGCCGCACGGGTGTTCAAGAACGACATGGAGCTGTTCGGCACCGCGGAGGACTTCCCTTACGCGGCTACCACCTACCGGCTCACGGAGCACTTCCACTTCTGGACCAAGCATTGCCGGCTCAATGCGATCACCCAGCCCGAGCAGTTCGTCGAGATCGGCGAAGTGCTGGCCAAGGAACTGGGCATCGTCGCCGGCGAGCGGGTCAAGGTGTCGTCCAACCGCGGCTATATCAAGGCGGTAGCGGTGGTGACCAAGCGCATCAAGCCGCTGACCGTGGACGGGCAGACGGTGCACCAGATCGGCATCCCGCTGCACTGGGGCTTCGCCGGGGTGGCGCGCAATGGCTACCTGACCAACACGCTGACGCCGTTCGTCGGTGACGCCAACACCCAGACGCCGGAGTTCAAGTCGTTCCTGGTCAACGTGGAGAAGGCATGATGGCTACTCAAGACGTGATTGCCCGCTCCGCCACGACCACCGAGCGGCCGTCGATCCGCGAGATCGGCGAAGTGGCGAAACTGATCGACACCTCCAAGTGCATCGGCTGCAAGGCGTGCCAGGTGGCGTGCTCGGAATGGAACGACCTGCGTGACGACGTCGGCACCAGCAACGGGACCTACGACAACCCGATCGACCTCACCGCCGAGTCCTGGACGGTGATGAAGTTCGCCGAGTACGAGAACCCCGGCAGCGGCAACCTCGAGTGGCTGATCCGCAAAGACGGCTGCATGCACTGCGCCGACCCGGGCTGCCTCAAGGCCTGCCCGGCACCGGGGGCGATCGTGAAGTACGCCAACGGCATCGTCGACTTCAACCAGGACCACTGTATCGGCTGCGGCTACTGCATCACCGGTTGCCCGTTCGACATCCCGCGCATCTCCGAGAAGGACAAGAAAGCCTACAAGTGCACGCTCTGTTCCGACCGCGTATCGGTCGGCCTGGAGCCGGCCTGCGTGAAGACCTGCCCCACCGGGGCGATCGTCTTCGGCAGCAAGGAGGACATGAAGGAGCATGCCGCCGGGCGCATTGCCGATCTCAAGGAGCGCGGTTTCGACCAGGCCGGCCTGTACGACCCCGATGGCGTCGGCGGTACGCACGTGATGTACGTGCTGCACCATGCCGATCAGCCCTCGCTGTACAGCGACCTGCCGAACGAGCCGACCATCAGCCCGCTGGTCAGCCTGTGGAAAGGCGTGACCAAGCCCCTCGCCCTGCTGGGCATGGGCGCGGCGGTGCTGGCCGGCTTCTTCCATTACACGCGGGTCGGCCCGATCCGCGTCGAGGAAGACGAGGACAAGACCGAACTCAGCGAGCCCGTGGTGCACCAGGTCGATCCTTCGGTGCATGTGGTCGATCCCAAGGAGCCGCGACCCTGACCGCGCGGCCCCGTTCGCGGGCCGCCCTCGGAGTCCGCTCGCTCAAGGAGTCAACGATGAACAACAACGAGATCGAACGCTACAACCCCTCGCAACGGACCAACCACTGGATCGTTGCGATTCTCTTCGTGCTCGCCGCGCTGTCCGGCCTGGCACTGTTCCATCCGGCGCTTTTCGGCCTCTCCGGGCTGTTCGGCGGCGGCACCTGGACGCGCATCCTGCACCCCTTCATCGGGGTCGCGATGTTCGTCTTCTTCCTCTGGCTGGCGATCCGCTTCGCCGGGCACAACCGCATCGAGGCGAGGGATCGCCAGTGGCTCAGGCAGATCAACGACGTGGTGCACAACCGCGAAGACAGACTACCGGAAGTCGGCCGCTACAACGCCGGGCAGAAGGTGCTGTTCTGGGTGCTGATCCTCAGCATGCTGGTGCTGCTGCTCAGCGGCATCGTCATCTGGCGCGAGTACTTCAGCAGCTTCTTCGGCATCGTCTCGTTGCGCTGGGCCAGCCTGCTGCATGCCATCGCCGCCTTCGTGCTGATCGTCAGCATCATCGTGCACATCTACGCCGCCATCTGGATCAAGGGTTCGATGGGTTCGATGCTCTATGGCACCGTCAGCCGCGCCTGGGCACGCAAGCACCATCCAGCCTGGTACCGGGAGATCACCGAACGCAAATAAGCGGCACCGCTGTTCAACCGGAGATTCCCGCGCCGCGCGGGAATCTTCGGCGACGCGCACCATCGAAAGCCGAGCGACAACCGCTGACGGACTATGCTGTTCGGCATAACCACAAGAAAAGGAGTCCTGCGTGGCAGGCACCATTCTAGAGCCCGGGCAGATCGAAGCCGCGGCCAGCAAACCACCCTTCACCAACCTGCCGCCGCGCGATCTATTCGCTCTGCGCAGCGAACGTTTCAGCAAGCTCGCTGAAGGCCATCCATTCGCCGACTACCTGCGCCTGCTGGCCGCGGTCTGCCAGGCGCAACAGCAGGTGCTGGACAACCCGCCGGCAATGCCACCGCTGAACGAACACCGCACCCGTGAAAGCCTCAAACACAATCTGCCGCCGCTGGCTGCCGACACCCTGGTCCGCGACGATGCCTGGCTGACGATGCTGGATGCCTG
Protein-coding regions in this window:
- the fdnG gene encoding formate dehydrogenase-N subunit alpha, with amino-acid sequence MDMNRRQFFKVCGVGLGASSMAALGMAPPTAYAESIRHFKLTNTRETRNTCPYCSVGCGLILYSQGSGGKNVAQNIIHIEGDSDHPVNRGTLCPKGAGLLDFVHSPNRLTHPEVREAGSNEWKRIEWSDALDRIARLMKDDRDANFIERNDKGQTVNRWLTTGFLAASASSNEAGYITHKVVRSLGILAFDNQARVUHGPTVASLAPTFGRGAMTNHWSDIQNADLVLIMGGNAAEAHPCGFKWVTEAKARNKARLVVVDPRFTRSASVADLYAPIRTGTDIAFLGGLINYLLENDKIQHEYVVNYTDVSFIVKEGFGFEDGLFNGYDAEKRSYPDKSAWSYELDEDGFARVDKSLTHPRCVFNLLKQHYSRYTPEVVSNICGTPQEKMLQVWETIAETSASGKVMTIMYALGWTQHSVGSQMIRTGAMVQLLLGNIGMPGGGMNALRGHSNIQGLTDLGLLSNLLPGYMTLPLDAEQDYTAYIAKRTAKPLRPGQLSYWQHYEKFHVSLMKAWYGKNATAENNWGYDWLPKLDIPGYDVLKVFDMMYQGQVNGYFCQGFNPIASFPNKAKVSAALAKLKYLVIMDPLATETSEFWRNAGEYNDVDTASIQTTVFRLPTTCFAEEDGSLVNSSRWLQWHWKAAEPPGQAQTDVVIMGGLFHRLRELYRKEGGAYAEPLLNIDWGYRQPEEPTAEEIAQEYNGKALADVFDLQTGAQLAKAGEQLPGFGLLRADGSTSCGCWIFSGAWTQAGNQMARRDNADPYGMGQTLGWAWSWPANRRILYNRASADPAGNPWDKQKKRLVWWDGGKWGGTDVPDFKVDSKPEDGMNPFIMNPEGVARLFAVDKMNEGPFPEHYEPFETPIGRNPLHPDNAQAISNPAARVFKNDMELFGTAEDFPYAATTYRLTEHFHFWTKHCRLNAITQPEQFVEIGEVLAKELGIVAGERVKVSSNRGYIKAVAVVTKRIKPLTVDGQTVHQIGIPLHWGFAGVARNGYLTNTLTPFVGDANTQTPEFKSFLVNVEKA
- the fdxH gene encoding formate dehydrogenase subunit beta, encoding MATQDVIARSATTTERPSIREIGEVAKLIDTSKCIGCKACQVACSEWNDLRDDVGTSNGTYDNPIDLTAESWTVMKFAEYENPGSGNLEWLIRKDGCMHCADPGCLKACPAPGAIVKYANGIVDFNQDHCIGCGYCITGCPFDIPRISEKDKKAYKCTLCSDRVSVGLEPACVKTCPTGAIVFGSKEDMKEHAAGRIADLKERGFDQAGLYDPDGVGGTHVMYVLHHADQPSLYSDLPNEPTISPLVSLWKGVTKPLALLGMGAAVLAGFFHYTRVGPIRVEEDEDKTELSEPVVHQVDPSVHVVDPKEPRP
- a CDS encoding formate dehydrogenase subunit gamma, giving the protein MNNNEIERYNPSQRTNHWIVAILFVLAALSGLALFHPALFGLSGLFGGGTWTRILHPFIGVAMFVFFLWLAIRFAGHNRIEARDRQWLRQINDVVHNREDRLPEVGRYNAGQKVLFWVLILSMLVLLLSGIVIWREYFSSFFGIVSLRWASLLHAIAAFVLIVSIIVHIYAAIWIKGSMGSMLYGTVSRAWARKHHPAWYREITERK